Proteins encoded by one window of SAR324 cluster bacterium:
- a CDS encoding SirB2 family protein, giving the protein MLYHTMVAVHVTAVCLVVGTLFVQSLAVVFRFRMTEDAQIAGAQWIQHRIYKFIYYPILGIAVATGLYLATITGAFSNGLWLHYKLVGLLLLIVFGFLNGMQILKRDLPKPMAMFVHIGIFCTSVFMVYMASAKPF; this is encoded by the coding sequence ATGCTCTATCATACGATGGTCGCCGTTCACGTGACCGCTGTTTGTCTCGTTGTTGGAACTCTGTTCGTACAGTCCCTTGCGGTAGTTTTTCGTTTTCGGATGACTGAAGATGCCCAGATTGCCGGAGCCCAGTGGATTCAGCATCGAATCTACAAGTTCATCTATTACCCAATCCTGGGGATTGCCGTGGCAACGGGTCTATACCTAGCAACGATCACAGGAGCTTTCAGCAATGGGCTCTGGTTGCACTACAAACTGGTTGGCCTATTACTGCTGATTGTTTTCGGATTCCTGAATGGAATGCAGATTCTCAAACGTGACCTACCTAAGCCAATGGCAATGTTCGTTCATATTGGCATTTTTTGTACATCCGTCTTCATGGTCTACATGGCTTCTGCCAAGCCATTCTGA